A genomic stretch from Coregonus clupeaformis isolate EN_2021a chromosome 23, ASM2061545v1, whole genome shotgun sequence includes:
- the LOC121536839 gene encoding gap junction alpha-5 protein-like produces MGDWSLLGNILEEVQEHSTSVGKVWLTVLFIFRILVLGTAAESSWGDEQSDFLCDTQQPGCTNVCYDRAFPIAHIRYWVLQIVFVSTPSLIYMGHAMHIVRRDEKRRRREQEKREGMEEEERGEGGSVSGEKAYLQQRDCGKALEASGRVRLRGALLSTYILSILIRTVMEVIFIVIQYMIYGVFLRALYHCKAWPCPNPVNCYMSRPTEKNVFIVFMLVVAGVSLLLSVVELYHLAYRRYRKCRRTRASLKNTTHNTVAIPFTRDPDTSTSHNSLGCTPPPDFSQCLVLSGTMTPLTPVNPMNSMPSHPFNNRMAHQQNSVNMATERHHSHDDLEGEGGFLRMNYTQAPGEKASGCSAPPLLHAGYLKDKQRLSKTSGTSSRIRPDDLAV; encoded by the coding sequence ATGGGGGACTGGAGTCTCCTGGGGAACATCCTGGAGGAGGTTCAGGAACATTCCACGTCGGTGGGGAAGGTGTGGCTCACCGTCCTCTTCATCTTCAGGATCCTGGTCCTGGGCACAGCCGCTGAGTCCTCCTGGGGAGACGAGCAGAGTGACTTCCTGTGCGACACCCAGCAGCCCGGTTGTACCAACGTCTGTTATGACCGGGCGTTTCCTATCGCACACATCCGCTACTGGGTCCTACAGATCGTCTTTGTGTCCACACCGTCACTGATCTACATGGGCCACGCCATGCACATAGTGCGGAGGGATGAGAAACGcaggaggagggagcaggagaagagggaggggatggaggaggaggagaggggagagggggggagcgtATCGGGGGAGAAGGCGTACCTCCAGCAGAGGGATTGTGGGAAGGCGCTGGAGGCATCTGGGCGGGTTCGCCTGCGGGGGGCGCTGTTATCCACGTACATTCTGAGCATCCTGATCCGCACGGTGATGGAGGTGATCTTCATCGTGATCCAGTACATGATCTATGGAGTCTTCCTTAGGGCTCTGTACCACTGCAAGGCCTGGCCCTGCCCCAACCCAGTCAACTGCTACATGTCCCGGCCCACAGAAAAGAATGTATTCATCGTCTTCATGCTGGTGGTGGCAGGTGTCTCCCTACTCCTCTCTGTGGTCGAGCTCTACCACCTGGCCTACAGGCGGTACAGGAAGTGCAGGCGCACTCGCGCCTCCCTCAAAAACACCACTCATAACACTGTGGCCATCCCCTTCACCAGGGACCCTGACACCTCGACCAGTCACAACTCCCTGGGCTGCACCCCTCCCCCTGACTTCAGCCAGTGCCTGGTGTTGTCGGGGACGATGACCCCCTTGACCCCTGTGAACCCCATGAACTCCATGCCTTCTCACCCCTTCAACAACAGAATGGCGCACCAGCAGAACTCCGTCAACATGGCCACCGAGCGCCACCATTCCCATGACGacctggagggagagggagggttccTGAGGATGAACTACACCCAGGCGCCAGGAGAGAAGGCCAGCGGGTGTTCTGCGCCACCCCTACTGCATGCTGGGTACCTGAAGGACAAACAGCGCCTCAGCAAGACCAGCGGCACCAGTAGCCGGATCCGACCAGACGACCTGGCCGTGtag